In Calothrix sp. PCC 7507, one DNA window encodes the following:
- a CDS encoding tetratricopeptide repeat protein: MKILTVNHKKSTFILFILHSLISWHLVALFLSPVGFAQTVDNRLYRADLLLRLGIRQHQTAQFAAALVSLQEALQLYQQHKNAIGEANTLGILGKIYFTLGQYGQAIGHYQPTFRRCN, translated from the coding sequence ATGAAAATTTTAACAGTTAATCACAAAAAATCTACTTTCATTTTATTTATTTTACATTCTTTAATTTCTTGGCATTTAGTAGCGCTTTTTTTATCCCCAGTTGGTTTCGCTCAAACAGTAGATAATCGTTTATACCGAGCCGATTTACTGCTACGGTTAGGAATTAGGCAACATCAGACTGCTCAATTTGCAGCGGCTTTAGTGTCTTTGCAGGAAGCATTGCAACTTTATCAGCAGCATAAAAACGCAATTGGGGAAGCTAATACTTTAGGGATTTTGGGTAAAATCTACTTTACTTTAGGGCAATACGGGCAAGCAATTGGGCATTATCAACCTACATTCCGCAGATGTAACTGA
- a CDS encoding IS1634 family transposase, which yields MNEALETIKVLNIDHLGIVAGIIDEMELVEEVNKKVGIKVKETLTPGQVMKAMILNGLGFLSAPLYLFEEFFVGKATEHLIGKGVYPSHLNDDRLGRALDQYYQVGTTKLFTAIAIKAADKFQVEMNSIHLDGSSMYVHGEYEKESETIDKINQEASLNQAELESEMKPIEIVHGYSRDHRPDLKQFIIDMIVTGDGDIPLYLKVDSGNVDDKSVFVSRLKEFRKQWTFAGICVADSALYTADNLEAMREIKWITRVPLSIKEAQHKILDIQENEWQESETTGYKIATRESEYGKIKQRWLIIESEQRKKSSIQQVKKQVEKQLEKAQAALRKLSRQEFACQADAKIAVEKLSLSWKYHQIKEIEYSEKPEYTKAGRPSKSTEKQQIKYQVTGQIEPRIEVIEAEKIKAGRFILATNILDEDELNNQQVLLEYKAQQSNERGFRFLKDPLFFTSSVFVKSPERVEAIAMIMELCLLVYNLAQRKLRQALLLSDGSVRNQVKKFTNKPTMRWIFQMFQSVHLLLVNGKQQMSNLTEERQKILRYLGENCRQYYLMI from the coding sequence ATGAATGAGGCACTAGAAACAATAAAAGTCCTAAATATAGACCATTTGGGCATAGTAGCGGGAATAATAGACGAGATGGAATTGGTAGAAGAAGTGAATAAAAAAGTGGGAATAAAAGTTAAAGAAACTCTCACTCCTGGACAAGTAATGAAAGCAATGATTTTGAATGGGTTAGGGTTTTTGAGCGCACCATTATATCTATTTGAGGAGTTTTTTGTAGGAAAAGCAACCGAACATCTAATAGGAAAAGGAGTCTACCCATCACATTTAAATGACGATAGATTAGGAAGGGCATTAGACCAATACTATCAAGTAGGAACAACGAAATTATTTACAGCAATCGCCATAAAAGCGGCGGACAAATTCCAAGTAGAAATGAATAGTATTCATTTAGATGGGAGTTCAATGTATGTACATGGAGAATATGAAAAAGAGTCAGAGACAATAGATAAAATTAATCAAGAAGCCTCATTAAATCAAGCCGAATTAGAGTCAGAAATGAAACCCATAGAAATTGTTCATGGATACTCGAGAGACCACCGACCAGACTTAAAACAATTTATCATTGATATGATAGTGACAGGAGATGGAGATATCCCATTATATTTAAAAGTAGATTCAGGAAACGTAGATGATAAAAGTGTATTCGTCTCCCGATTAAAAGAATTTAGAAAGCAATGGACATTCGCGGGAATATGTGTAGCTGACAGTGCCTTATACACAGCTGATAACCTAGAAGCCATGAGAGAAATAAAATGGATAACTAGAGTACCACTAAGTATTAAAGAGGCACAACATAAAATCTTAGATATTCAGGAAAATGAATGGCAAGAAAGTGAAACAACAGGATACAAAATAGCAACTAGAGAAAGTGAATACGGAAAGATAAAACAAAGATGGTTAATCATAGAAAGTGAACAGCGAAAAAAATCAAGTATTCAACAAGTAAAAAAACAAGTTGAGAAGCAGTTAGAAAAAGCGCAAGCCGCACTACGCAAACTATCCAGACAAGAATTTGCATGTCAGGCAGATGCTAAAATCGCTGTAGAAAAGCTATCATTATCGTGGAAATATCACCAAATCAAAGAAATTGAGTACTCAGAAAAACCAGAGTATACCAAAGCAGGAAGACCAAGTAAATCCACCGAGAAACAGCAAATAAAATATCAAGTCACAGGTCAAATAGAACCGAGAATAGAAGTGATAGAAGCTGAGAAAATTAAAGCTGGAAGATTTATATTGGCGACGAATATCTTAGATGAAGATGAATTGAATAATCAGCAGGTACTCTTAGAATATAAAGCTCAACAATCGAACGAAAGAGGATTTAGATTTTTAAAAGATCCATTGTTTTTTACGTCAAGTGTATTTGTCAAAAGTCCCGAAAGAGTGGAGGCAATTGCGATGATAATGGAGCTATGCTTGTTAGTCTATAACCTAGCACAAAGAAAGTTGAGGCAAGCATTATTATTATCAGATGGTAGCGTCAGAAATCAGGTAAAGAAATTCACGAATAAACCGACAATGAGGTGGATATTTCAGATGTTTCAATCTGTACACTTGTTGCTTGTCAATGGCAAGCAACAAATGAGTAATTTAACAGAGGAACGTCAAAAAATATTACGTTATTTGGGTGAAAATTGTCGTCAATACTATCTGATGATTTAA
- a CDS encoding CHAT domain-containing protein produces the protein MKSALISAECGYQQQKNLLQTLGDRAGEAQALDDLSNTYIYQGDAKQGKILHDLAQKIRKEIGTPQGEAAFLGNIGLAYESQGQYPQAIELYQQQLALAQKNHDPAAIDNSYNRLVQVYQSQGKYPQLIELYQQQLAIARQNKDAVSVADLLSQLAAAYKSQGQYQPAIEIYQQQLLATRNIKDSQGEMKSLNNLGDTYRQSGQYEPALEVYKKQLALATSTAGIARNQGEQLQIGIALNNIGLTLLKAGNLPEAEKTLLDATKVWELIRKKVGSNSINYSQEQAATYRIWQQLLIAQNKPEEALEIAERGKSWSIAQLLGMRFSSEPEWAAAKIVPREINPPTIAQIRQIAKQQNATLIEYSIIPDEGLYVWVVQPSGEVKFRRIDIKSQPTIYPVSSLADVVVSIGNFMGIKGKTEAAAKANMEIKPLLQLHQLLIKPIADLLPKETASRLIFIPQEELSLIPFPALVDIYGKYLIEKHTIVTVPAIQVLALTHKQQKNFSRDNALVVGNPSMPRIALFIGQPPQPLPPLVNAEQEALEIAELLKTKPLIANLATKKTVLQQLPKAKAVHLGTYGIIDGIKRQGIPGAIALSPSDSDSGVLSAAEILDLKLKTTLFVISATETSKSQISSDGISGLSLSLIFAGVPSIIMPLWSSPEVPTASFMTEFYNQLNQTHDKAQALRQAMLKTKEQYPHPRDWAGFMLIGEGK, from the coding sequence ATGAAATCTGCTTTAATATCTGCGGAATGTGGGTATCAACAGCAGAAAAATCTTTTGCAGACTCTGGGCGATCGCGCGGGGGAAGCTCAAGCTTTAGATGATCTGAGTAATACTTATATCTACCAAGGAGATGCCAAGCAAGGGAAAATACTACACGATTTAGCCCAAAAAATTAGAAAAGAAATTGGCACTCCTCAAGGAGAAGCGGCTTTTTTAGGTAACATCGGGTTAGCTTACGAATCTCAGGGACAATACCCCCAAGCAATTGAACTATATCAGCAGCAACTAGCGCTCGCCCAAAAAAATCATGATCCGGCTGCGATAGATAATTCCTATAACAGATTGGTACAGGTTTACCAGTCTCAGGGAAAATATCCACAGTTAATTGAATTGTATCAGCAGCAGTTGGCGATCGCCCGGCAAAATAAAGATGCAGTAAGCGTTGCTGATTTACTTAGCCAATTAGCAGCAGCTTACAAATCACAAGGACAATATCAGCCAGCCATAGAAATATATCAGCAGCAGTTGTTAGCAACCAGAAACATCAAAGACTCTCAGGGAGAAATGAAGTCTCTGAATAATTTGGGAGACACTTATCGCCAGAGTGGACAATACGAACCAGCCCTAGAAGTATATAAAAAGCAGTTAGCGTTGGCTACGTCCACCGCAGGCATCGCTCGCAACCAAGGCGAACAATTACAGATAGGAATAGCACTGAATAATATAGGATTAACTCTCCTGAAAGCTGGCAACCTGCCGGAAGCAGAAAAAACGTTGCTTGATGCGACAAAAGTTTGGGAATTAATCCGCAAAAAAGTAGGTAGCAACAGTATTAACTATAGTCAAGAACAAGCAGCAACTTATCGAATTTGGCAACAACTTTTGATTGCCCAAAATAAGCCAGAAGAAGCTCTAGAAATTGCAGAACGCGGTAAATCTTGGTCTATTGCCCAGCTACTAGGAATGCGCTTTTCATCTGAACCAGAATGGGCTGCTGCTAAAATTGTTCCTCGCGAAATAAATCCGCCCACAATTGCCCAAATTCGCCAAATTGCCAAACAGCAAAATGCTACATTAATTGAGTATTCAATCATTCCTGATGAAGGGTTGTATGTTTGGGTTGTGCAGCCATCAGGGGAAGTAAAGTTTCGCCGCATTGATATCAAATCTCAACCTACAATCTATCCTGTTTCTTCTCTAGCCGATGTTGTTGTGAGTATTGGCAACTTTATGGGAATCAAAGGTAAAACTGAAGCGGCAGCAAAAGCGAACATGGAAATCAAGCCATTATTGCAACTTCATCAGTTACTAATTAAACCAATTGCCGATTTGCTGCCAAAAGAAACTGCTAGTCGTCTCATATTCATTCCCCAAGAAGAACTTTCTTTAATTCCTTTCCCAGCCCTGGTTGATATCTATGGCAAATATCTCATTGAAAAACACACAATAGTCACAGTTCCAGCTATTCAAGTGTTAGCTTTAACTCACAAACAACAGAAGAATTTTTCCAGAGATAATGCGCTAGTAGTGGGCAATCCTAGTATGCCAAGAATTGCCTTATTCATTGGACAACCGCCGCAACCTTTACCACCCCTTGTAAATGCGGAACAAGAAGCCTTAGAAATTGCCGAATTGCTGAAAACTAAACCTTTGATTGCAAATCTTGCCACGAAAAAGACTGTTTTGCAACAACTACCCAAAGCAAAAGCAGTGCATCTGGGAACTTATGGGATTATAGATGGGATAAAGCGGCAAGGTATTCCAGGTGCGATCGCCCTTTCCCCCAGTGACAGCGATAGTGGAGTGTTGAGTGCCGCAGAAATTTTAGACTTAAAGCTCAAAACGACACTATTTGTGATCAGTGCCACAGAAACGAGCAAGAGTCAGATCAGCAGCGATGGAATTAGTGGTTTATCCTTGTCTCTGATTTTTGCAGGAGTTCCTAGCATAATTATGCCCCTGTGGTCATCACCGGAAGTTCCCACCGCCTCTTTCATGACTGAATTTTACAATCAGTTGAATCAGACTCACGATAAAGCACAAGCTTTACGCCAAGCAATGCTCAAAACAAAG